From a region of the Bacteroidales bacterium genome:
- a CDS encoding HAMP domain-containing histidine kinase codes for MNKKTLLLIIVLMSVSLAGIITVQLLWIQNAVSIQKEQFDRKVNDALTDVVAKLEKKENYLLIARNLNEIEHQFDFHIQDLDSLMEYQLKLSDSLNARLLEFDVMNDKLEWLEKDLITSNQIYRFIDSTQAMYVFDQSSPQQVVVTTTFDDSLLPEPKNDEQIIAFKKRDDSTQITINASFKLEKRSFELSDMLSKMVVEVESFRQPIEQRLDKNYLEGQLRKSLVEKGLMDEFEFAVITGTGDELIPVKSDGFTEKNLESPYRISLFPNDIFQRPNYLLLTFPTRQRFLLESIFFLLLGSIIFTLIIIITFSVTISVILKQKKFSEIKSDFINNMTHEFKTPIATISLAADSINNPKVLEFPDKVKYFTNIIKEENSRMNAQVENVLQMALIDKRDFDLQVKAVDVHEVIHRAVNNIKLLLEQQEGEVVLNLNAEVSMIQSDENHLYNVITNLLDNAIKYSGEKPFIKVITGNTTEGICISVEDNGVGISKEAQQKIFDRFYRVPTGNIHNVKGFGLGLSYVKAIVLAFEGKIEVESEPGKGSRFSIILPYKNQE; via the coding sequence ATGAATAAGAAAACATTACTACTTATCATCGTTCTGATGAGTGTGTCGCTGGCAGGAATCATTACTGTACAATTGCTCTGGATTCAAAATGCTGTTTCGATCCAGAAGGAGCAATTCGACCGTAAGGTGAACGATGCCCTGACCGATGTTGTAGCCAAGCTGGAAAAAAAAGAAAATTACCTGCTGATTGCCAGAAACCTGAATGAAATAGAACATCAATTCGATTTTCACATTCAGGACCTCGACTCACTGATGGAGTATCAACTCAAGTTGAGCGATTCGTTAAATGCCCGTCTTTTAGAATTTGATGTTATGAACGATAAATTGGAATGGCTCGAAAAAGACTTAATAACCAGCAATCAGATTTATCGTTTCATAGATTCAACCCAGGCAATGTACGTTTTTGATCAGTCTTCTCCACAACAGGTAGTGGTAACAACAACTTTTGACGATTCCCTTTTACCAGAACCAAAAAATGACGAACAAATTATTGCTTTCAAAAAAAGAGACGATTCAACGCAAATCACCATTAACGCATCGTTTAAGCTGGAAAAACGATCGTTTGAATTGAGCGATATGTTGAGTAAAATGGTGGTGGAGGTCGAAAGTTTTCGCCAGCCCATCGAACAAAGGCTCGATAAAAATTACCTCGAAGGGCAGTTGAGAAAATCATTGGTTGAAAAAGGACTTATGGATGAATTTGAGTTTGCGGTAATCACTGGTACCGGCGACGAACTAATACCTGTTAAATCTGACGGATTTACTGAAAAAAATCTTGAAAGTCCTTACCGGATCAGCCTTTTCCCAAATGATATTTTCCAGCGGCCAAATTACCTGTTATTGACATTTCCCACCCGGCAAAGATTTCTTTTGGAATCTATTTTCTTTCTTTTGCTTGGTTCCATCATTTTTACCCTTATTATTATCATCACCTTTTCGGTGACCATATCGGTAATTTTGAAGCAGAAGAAATTTTCCGAAATCAAATCTGATTTTATCAATAATATGACCCATGAATTTAAAACCCCCATAGCCACCATTTCACTCGCCGCCGATTCGATAAATAATCCTAAGGTGCTCGAATTTCCTGACAAAGTGAAATATTTCACCAACATTATCAAAGAAGAAAACAGCCGAATGAACGCTCAGGTTGAGAATGTGCTTCAAATGGCGTTGATTGATAAGCGGGATTTTGACCTTCAGGTGAAAGCAGTTGATGTTCACGAAGTAATACACCGTGCGGTGAACAATATCAAGTTATTACTGGAACAGCAGGAGGGAGAAGTCGTGCTGAATTTGAATGCGGAGGTATCAATGATTCAAAGTGACGAAAATCATCTTTACAACGTCATCACCAACCTGCTGGATAATGCCATCAAATATTCAGGCGAAAAGCCCTTTATCAAAGTTATCACCGGGAACACTACCGAAGGAATCTGTATTTCGGTGGAAGACAATGGAGTGGGTATCAGTAAAGAGGCTCAACAGAAGATTTTCGACAGGTTCTACCGGGTCCCTACCGGAAACATTCATAATGTAAAGGGATTTGGTTTAGGCCTGAGTTATGTAAAAGCGATTGTGCTGGCATTTGAAGGAAAAATCGAAGTGGAGAGTGAGCCGGGTAAAGGTAGCCGTTTTAGCATAATATTACCCTATAAAAACCAGGAATAA
- a CDS encoding T9SS type A sorting domain-containing protein has protein sequence MRTTAENIKMVVTLLVAALCIIALGASLFAQERNEEIKTERTKIVTLKIVEDENGKITTVDTTFVYNGDDSDDPVFFWNDKNNLQYELRKLDSIKFNVDFESFSFDSIEKSMIFVQSKINDEMKALEKEMEKLHQSFQWADSMETLGMKQFWVTVDDTGKKTNAEKQIKIIKGDNDQIIFVGSPDTTIKTNGQTIMITHGIDDKASRQTKTVTLTTEFDAEDGEEKTITIVVDGDDVDIRELEDGEKIVIVKSNVSVHTTENVTVEELKTAGIETGNGELEPIDLTFAPNPNNGTFNLSFSLKEKGTVSINIFDINGSLVYSETLKDFEGKYNKEIDISGKGTGPFFLQIIQGIYDIVKKIMIQ, from the coding sequence ATGAGAACAACTGCAGAAAACATTAAAATGGTAGTAACCTTGCTTGTAGCTGCTTTGTGTATTATCGCGCTGGGAGCATCACTGTTTGCACAGGAACGCAATGAAGAAATTAAAACTGAGCGGACAAAAATTGTGACGCTCAAAATTGTTGAAGATGAAAACGGAAAAATTACCACAGTGGACACAACCTTTGTTTATAATGGGGATGATTCGGATGACCCTGTTTTCTTCTGGAATGATAAAAATAATCTGCAATATGAATTAAGGAAACTGGATTCGATCAAATTCAATGTTGATTTTGAAAGCTTTTCATTTGACAGTATCGAGAAATCGATGATTTTCGTACAATCAAAAATCAATGATGAAATGAAAGCGTTGGAGAAAGAAATGGAAAAACTGCATCAAAGCTTTCAATGGGCGGATTCAATGGAAACCTTGGGTATGAAGCAATTTTGGGTTACCGTTGATGATACCGGGAAAAAAACCAACGCCGAAAAACAAATCAAAATCATTAAAGGGGATAATGACCAGATAATTTTTGTAGGATCGCCTGATACAACCATTAAAACCAATGGTCAAACGATTATGATTACCCATGGAATTGATGATAAAGCCTCCAGACAAACGAAGACTGTTACACTAACCACTGAGTTCGATGCGGAGGATGGGGAAGAAAAAACGATTACAATAGTTGTTGATGGCGATGATGTTGATATCCGGGAACTGGAAGATGGGGAAAAAATTGTCATTGTTAAGTCAAACGTTTCAGTTCACACAACTGAGAACGTGACTGTTGAAGAGTTGAAAACAGCAGGAATAGAAACGGGAAATGGTGAACTTGAACCCATTGACCTTACATTCGCCCCTAACCCAAATAATGGCACTTTTAACCTGAGTTTCTCATTAAAAGAAAAGGGCACGGTTTCCATTAATATTTTCGATATCAACGGAAGTTTGGTTTATTCCGAAACACTGAAGGATTTTGAAGGAAAATACAACAAAGAAATTGACATTTCCGGAAAAGGTACAGGCCCCTTTTTCCTGCAGATTATTCAGGGTATCTACGATATTGTCAAAAAGATAATGATTCAATAG
- the fbaA gene encoding class II fructose-bisphosphate aldolase codes for MSEKIFDSVKPGVVTGDDVQKVFEIAKKNQFALPAVNVVGTDSVNAVLEAAKKVNSPVIIQFSNGGAAFYAGKGLSNQNEQAAIAGGISGAMHIHRVAEMYGVPVILHTDHAAKKLLPWIDGLLDAGEAFYKEHGKPLYSSHMLDLSEEPLHENIEICKKYLARMSKIGMTLEIELGITGGEEDGVDNSGVDSSKLYTQPQEVAYAYEELKKVSDRFTIAAAFGNVHGVYKPGNVKLQPIILKNSQDYIQKKFNTGPNPVNFVFHGGSGSSREEIREGISYGVIKMNIDTDTQWATWEGVLNFYKKNEGYLQGQIGNPEGEDKPNKKYYDPRKWLREAQVAMIKRLELAFEDLNNINRN; via the coding sequence ATGTCAGAAAAAATATTCGATTCAGTAAAACCCGGCGTTGTGACCGGAGATGATGTTCAGAAAGTATTCGAAATTGCAAAGAAAAACCAGTTTGCGCTGCCGGCAGTAAACGTTGTTGGCACCGATTCGGTGAACGCTGTGCTGGAAGCTGCTAAAAAAGTTAACTCTCCCGTAATCATTCAGTTTTCGAATGGTGGCGCCGCTTTTTACGCAGGCAAGGGTTTGTCCAATCAAAACGAACAGGCAGCCATTGCCGGGGGCATATCGGGCGCCATGCACATTCACAGGGTGGCAGAAATGTACGGCGTACCGGTGATACTTCACACCGACCATGCCGCCAAAAAACTTCTCCCTTGGATTGACGGGCTGCTTGATGCCGGCGAAGCTTTTTACAAAGAACACGGAAAACCGTTGTACAGCTCTCACATGCTCGACCTTTCCGAGGAGCCGTTGCACGAAAACATCGAAATCTGCAAGAAGTACCTCGCAAGAATGAGCAAGATCGGGATGACCCTCGAAATCGAACTGGGGATTACCGGAGGCGAAGAAGATGGCGTGGATAACTCAGGCGTTGACAGTTCAAAACTCTACACTCAACCGCAGGAAGTTGCCTATGCTTATGAAGAGTTGAAAAAGGTGAGCGACCGGTTTACAATTGCTGCTGCTTTTGGTAATGTGCACGGCGTTTACAAACCGGGTAATGTGAAGCTGCAACCCATTATCCTGAAAAACTCACAGGATTACATCCAGAAGAAATTCAACACCGGACCAAATCCGGTAAATTTCGTGTTCCATGGCGGATCAGGTTCATCGAGGGAAGAAATTCGTGAAGGGATCAGTTACGGCGTGATCAAGATGAACATTGACACCGACACCCAGTGGGCTACCTGGGAAGGCGTGCTGAATTTTTACAAGAAAAATGAAGGCTACCTGCAGGGACAAATCGGAAATCCCGAAGGCGAAGACAAGCCCAACAAGAAATACTACGACCCGCGCAAATGGCTGCGTGAAGCTCAGGTTGCGATGATCAAACGGCTCGAACTGGCTTTTGAGGATCTGAATAATATCAACAGGAATTAA